In one window of Megalopta genalis isolate 19385.01 chromosome 4, iyMegGena1_principal, whole genome shotgun sequence DNA:
- the Rbcn-3A gene encoding rabconnectin-3 alpha isoform X8, with amino-acid sequence MNCHQILSGACNAGDRCYAVGSVEGISFTAYAAGCNIVILASNFERVQIIPGAVHNYIRISCLDCSTDTGKIAAAYENQVCIFEPTPLIHSTCSHQLEYRWVQTGSLQTESNIGSLSWNLEGTRLLTGGELLQLWHQNITPFQEEQSGTVTFSIGGEADSPAPGDSTNGNEPGAWNCVWKCRTATPVHLMSFSPDGTLFATTGFNDRLVKIWFENKQLFSTRNVDHTNVSQSTGSDSYSFVYVAHPRAVTHLSWRKTSKYMPKGSVSNMLVTSCRDNICRVWAETIPPDVEGLANMSQFEGSDRHGHHGKHRHHNMHKHRFMQRLKHMKTCFHIRRHAKQQHQAGHVMAPTLPTLPSTYSVHDFHNNYQGAGHYPGMHFHLAASINAETDIPLVPSLITGDPEREPNFILHWLNNKEMHFTMQAENILQELTRKVVEKEEGLQQQDLEHAEHDSEEEGPLKKGVRLQHAQKSGSNVRSMSQEEHSSDEHHTAHTVSSHHSLPHSVHSHQSLSNTTSINSIATDITSSMNHAPDSLDTTIETLLRDWHHNPDLLFSIHPIDGSFLIWHIEWLDEYHPGSFRQAQISFSTRIPNAFPLGDASTMSHNVSMYSHNTGGPLLNIREVAKTSTKTSNDGAETATPLPSLIEQDEEQSTLTSKAGQELLKNIENTNDTRAGPNSSGKEKDGHLETRKTNQETINDLLTHPSPIVSMVSKHSNGTLNLWQLTFADRTKFSQVLSIGHASRASGHRFRVNDITCHPVLPLLLTTSHHNIPECSGSQCRNNDSGENSSNNRSGPAKASTKDVSPTGFCSELILWRVDTVGPLSKSGGVSELARINSPEISAFSNVAWIPTLLPSTTLGNLSNSPSACFVASDGESLRVYQAVIDARTLLAEVSSSERRSRMMDSMSSLSTDMSSDDGVRHSIHCRIEIVSQQSTARPGCVIKLDAIADATHDWQNTQFLHVFQEQLITGDRNDEKQFGVNASANDLGLMESALDAMVDLQQSAIFEEPFYIVVLERTQNGTTVHMWRLIIASQPETTGLSGSMMYVPDSHLVQDEEEEGGTPGRYNYTEGKRSRRPSQTRRDSQGEYDTFYHRRSQNSHVRITTTKACTQELPLPDGVEVVHAAPAAGHLSSSSIYPACFAPYIIVTACSDSTIRFWKCKVTKNPPDEKLCYEWCEWEMLRKDQESTIDITGQPLNISAAYSGRIACAYKYGKSFTRPTKSDPDSRYVNLCVAIYECESTGGSEWILEDTIHLKNIHLPRIPVDQHLDLSYLYDSRFLQKKQRLTQVLQTLSHEDVRSPRNGDNGETTKSNAGLLAVPSFSTLQSLRKSIIENGNTCPLTQKHLVQLDWVSKEDGSHILTVAVGSKIMLFTPVCSDLAQANMKAMKESQSNNRPILRKASSLAQPQFVDEIRWMKLRKIELTTADGLPPLPMQISWVRDGILVVGMDSEMHVYSQWKPNPKNECFHSNLQHQESDEFQASRNLRDEDLRTLAHETSQRRLANVSSMPHLSRVSSINLTMLDAKKKRGMQNENLNFDYMPDYGLFEASRIACPVLPQYHPKQLMELLNSGKIRWVKAILAHLVRCIGSSCPLRTDDESLRQRVGVGVGGVGGGGGGVGGVGGGAGGAWSRSRTMSVSYVGAASPLEPRGSTTQIPEELMLDYAEITSISPLPLWTLLIADKETNISHPHKTENKQDYNELFDNNLDEDESLDDMLDEDYDCSRQKDRRSSVPERQGISHFGPRQGRLLSRLLTHTHLPGLSSLDQMHLLALADTVSTCNVDFAERFAIDAAKNAIAKENLTGIPEGGTVSMDSLDDCGLRFLLAMKHYNYLIRCLPLGQRAQFQKQGISSNNLVWAFHSESEEELLDLIPSYAKGQPKWSVLKELGVGWWIRSNTVLKRCVEKIAKAAYQEKQEPLDAALYYLAMKKKSLVWGLFRNKRDERMTSFFSNNFTEDRWRKAALKNAFALLGKQRFEHAAAFFLLASALKDAIDVCLHKLNDIQLAMVIARLYEDDTTSPNMRRLLYEEILGCDKDGQNQDMNKSHPDPFLRSMALWILKDYTGSLNTLLLTNVGTMHPQYNDESDKPEGATANPNVFNFYVYLRTHPLLIRQYIASTAQDKKKGHSVVISGFSYGADTKTQPDKQLTLEDSITPLERQLYFTTAHAHFKAGCPALALDVLSKLPSKVMDTNCEDSPSLLNSPSKTRRQDSQIDTGIISWDDRTTKTNEDEGLFDWSQPVSGKTEDELVLNWDDDVTEANDVDSPPLSMKLDGIETDESKVRENEEKNGKASGQLDIMAQQLKFVACLKILMEELSTLATGFEVDGGQLRYQLYVWLEREVDALRQLCSYSVNSDGEPYNVSEYEGGGMVDDIQSHSRPGEQPTLHEILVADKLDFEAKVQRVVRRKKWLKANETLLRTLLSYCSLHGASGGGLASVRMELVLLLQELQQEKTQQQLLSPLPFPTTLPLLSASVACNKTVVADPVRHLQSLAHDMLQTLVELRKPPMPTRNTHYSEVFIMRDLAVALSACIYQSLCDSDTFVMKHHQPDRNWPAHSFPAVAEVEAFSGGHLVASSRQHRRYSTDDGVCINTTPSKWPGVTNLRSLLAREKDEDTPKLNILLCEAFVATYMSLFVYALWSCDSHILYRLVGQCFDNSTWSCLFGGGVKKLLRVASTTSQTCGTGAGAIERGGDGTSNEAQSTAGAVWSTMTSLTKQRVKLNMRVLCQFGGQQPNMKEDKPTYREQFVPPQMSMVSYFLMKPHIDSEYADEIDYDSSDSAVSDLDSSEDEEDVFETNSKPKIKPKDNTEHSNPNSHSWCVMRLAIAKILQRQLQDFLNVAGIEMQELPVSSPLIHGTLAVVAQWQETLREELDNKGPPPINYIPGCAPDPTPTPGKPAIHKYRSLLEKGNTPFNTRLASAAPANRLWCFLIRQELVQDIFIRAVFGKRRSLSSILESNQSAMDHLNRGITTEDKGSDSGTTSLPEPVRIIHKEQDSISAFCLNQVNPGLMALATPREVQEMNISLLLELPSWLEDECEFDLINLNKQPEPEAVQPTSFLVIQTAADRPMLAQSPQTNSPQPQSGIASQSGRGASVMKGMPAFPGSHDLRFCQFVADRSKHLLQPILKHKIDGIRRISSHPLLPLYLTGSQDGSVSLWEWGHQTAVATPRQPGTFAKVTRVRFSQHGNKFGVADSDGHLSLFQVACREGTARPFFNYQCHSKVTADFVFLGACSLIATAGHGSEGRNVALWDTLLPQNKSLIQGFTCHEQGASSLILAPQHQLLISGGKKGDITIFDVRQRQQRHRFQAHESAIKCLALDPHEEFFVSGAGDGDIKIWGLTVHSLLYSFPGEHPRSSFFKNIGQGVTQLHVDSAGRLFSCGADGSMKVRQLPERDCVVHTLY; translated from the exons ATGAATTGTCATCAAATATTAAGTGGAGCCTGTAATGCGGGAGATCGGTGTTACGCCGTCGGTTCCGTCGAGGGGATTTCATTCACG GCGTACGCGGCAGGCTGCAATATCGTGATACTTGCCAGTAACTTTGAACGGGTTCAAATAATTCCAGGAGCTGTGCACAATTACATAAGAATCAGCTGCTTGGATTGCAGTACGGACACAGGAAAAATAGCGGCAGCCTATGAAAATCAAGTTTGCATTTTTGAGCCGACGCCGTTGATTCATAGCACTTGCTCTCAC CAACTAGAATACCGATGGGTGCAGACGGGAAGTCTACAAACCGAATCGAACATCGGCTCTCTTTCGTGGAATTTGGAAGGGACGAGGTTACTAACGGGAGGAGAGCTTTTACAATTATGGCATCAAAACATAACCCCCTTCCAGGAAGAGCAAT CTGGCACGGTTACTTTTTCCATTGGCGGAGAAGCGGACAGTCCTGCGCCTGGAGATTCAACCAACGGAAACGAACCGGGAGCATGGAATTGCGTTTGGAAATGTCGCACAGCCACGCCGGTGCATTTGATGAGTTTCAGTCCGGACGGCACGTTGTTCGCGACCACAGGATTTAACGATAGATTAGTTAAAATTTGGTTCGAGAACAAACAAT TATTTTCAACGAGGAACGTGGATCATACAAACGTCTCGCAATCTACAGGCAGCGATAGTTACAGTTTTGTTTACGTTGCTCATCCACGTGCAGTCACACACCTATCTTGGCGCAAGACTAGCAAATACATGCCAAA AGGTTCCGTTTCCAACATGTTAGTCACATCCTGTAGAGACAATATTTGCCGCGTATGGGCTGAAACGATTCCACCGGACGTCGAAGGTTTAGCAAATATGAGTCAGTTCGAAGGTTCCGATAGGCATGGACATCATGGTAAACATCGACATCACAATATGCATAAACACAGATTCATGCAACGACTGAAGCACATGAA AACGTGTTTTCATATTCGTCGGCACGCGAAGCAACAGCATCAGGCGGGACATGTGATGGCTCCAACATTACCAACTTTACCCTCCACGTATTCTGTGCATGATTTCCATAATAATTATCAAGGCGCTGGTCACTATCCGGGGATGCATTTTCACTTGGCAGCAAGTATCAATGCGGAAACTG ATATACCGTTGGTACCAAGTTTGATTACCGGGGATCCAGAGAGAGAACCGAATTTTATTCTGCATTGGTTGAACAACAAGGAAATGCATTTTACGATGCAAgcagaaaatattttgcaagaattgacCCGTAAAGTGGTAGAAAAGGAGGAGGGACTGCAACAACAGGATTTGGAGCACGCGGAACACGATTCCGAGGAGGAGGGTCCCTTGA AAAAGGGAGTACGATTGCAACACGCGCAAAAGTCGGGGAGCAATGTTCGATCGATGAGCCAAGAAGAACATAGCAGCGACGAACATCACACGGCTCACACGGTCTCGTCGCATCATAGTTTACCGCACAGCGTGCATTCGCATCAAAGTCTTAG TAATACCACGTCTATCAACTCGATTGCGACGGATATAACGTCTTCGATGAATCATGCTCCGGATTCTTTGGACACCACGATAGAGACGTTGCTGCGGGATTGGCATCATAATCCGGATTTACTTTTCTCGATTCACCCTATCGATGGAAGCTTTCTGATTTGGCACATCGAATGGTTGGACGAATATCATCCAGGATCGTTTCGACAAGCGCAAATATCGTTCTCGACGCGAATACCTAACGCGTTTCCGCTCGGCGATGCCTCAACGATGAGTCACAATGTATCGATGTACTCGCACAATACCGGCGGCCCTTTGTTAAATATCCGTGAAGTAGCGAAGACGTCCACGAAGACGTCCAACGACG GTGCTGAGACCGCAACACCGTTACCGAGTCTGATCGAACAAGACGAAGAACAGTCGACCCTAACGTCGAAAGCGGGTCAAGAACTGTTGAAAAATATTGAGAATACCAACGACACGCGAGCCGGACCGAATTCTTCGGGGAAAGAAAAAGATGGTCATCTAGAGACTCGTAAAACAAATCAGGAGACGATCAACGATCTATTAACGCATCCCAGCCCGATTGTCTCCATGGTGTCGAAACACTCGAACGGTACTTTGAATTTGTGGCAACTAACGTTTGCCGATAGAACCAAATTTTCACAG GTATTGAGCATCGGACACGCGTCTAGGGCTTCGGGGCATCGGTTTCGAGTGAACGATATCACGTGTCATCCGGTCCTACCGTTGCTGTTGACAACGTCGCATCACAATATACCGGAATGTTCCGGGTCCCAATGCCGGAACAATGATTCGGGTGAAAACTCGAGTAACAATAGATCAGGTCCCGCTAAAGCATCCACAAAAGATGTGTCTCCCACG GGATTTTGCAGCGAGTTGATACTTTGGCGAGTGGACACGGTTGGACCTTTATCGAAGAGCGGCGGTGTTTCGGAATTGGCGCGTATCAATTCCCCCGAGATTTCTGCGTTCAGCAACGTGGCGTGGATTCCAACGTTACTGCCGAGCACTACCTTGGGCAATCTGTCGAATTCACCGAGCGCGTGTTTCGTTGCTAGCGACGGGGAAAGTTTGAGAGTTTATCAAGCCGTTATAGATGCCAGAACCCTCCTGGCGGAAGTGTCGAGTAGCGAAAGACGAAGCAGAATGATG GATTCCATGTCGAGTCTCTCGACGGACATGTCGTCCGACGACGGTGTCAGGCACTCCATTCACTGCAGGATAGAGATAGTGTCGCAACAATCAACAGCGAGACCGGGCTGCGTGATCAAGTTGGACGCCATCGCCGATGCTACGCAC GATTGGCAAAACACGCAATTCCTCCACGTTTTTCAAGAACAATTGATCACAGGAGATAGGAACGACGAAAAACAGTTTGGCGTAAATGCGTCCGCTAACGATTTAGGTTTAATGGAGTCTGCGTTGGACGCCATGGTAGATTTGCAACAGTCCGCGATCTTCGAGGAGCCGTTCTACATAGTAGTGCTAGAAAGAACACAAAATGGTACAACGGTGCACATGTGGCGATTGATTATAGCCTCTCAGCCGGAGACCACCG GGCTCTCGGGGTCGATGATGTACGTTCCGGATTCTCATTTGGtacaagacgaagaagaagagggAGGTACGCCCGGACGATATAATTATACGGAGGGTAAACGGTCTCGTAGACCGAGTCAAACGCGTCGCGACAGTCAAGGTGAATACGACACGTTTTACCATAGACGATCGCAAAATAGTCACGTTCGCATCACAACCACGAAAGCCTGTACTCAGGAGTTACCGTTGCCGGACGGAGTCGAG GTGGTGCACGCGGCGCCAGCAGCCGGCCATTTGAGCAGCTCTTCCATATATCCTGCTTGTTTCGCACCGTATATTATAGTGACAGCATGCAGCGACAGCACGATACGCTTCTGGAAATGTAAAGTGACAAAGAATCCGCCGGACGAGAAGCTCTGTTACGAATGGTGCGAATGGGAAATGTTGCGAAAGGATCAGGAATCGACGATCGACATTACAG GACAACCGTTGAACATAAGCGCCGCGTACAGCGGACGAATCGCGTGCGCATACAAATACGGGAAGTCGTTTACACGACCGACAAAAAGTGATCCCGACTCGCGTTACGTGAACCTTTGCGTAGCCATTTACGAATGCGAGAGCACCGGTGGCAGCGAATGGATCCTAGAAGACACGATACACTTGAAAAACATACACTTGCCGAGAATTCCGGTGGACCAGCATTTGGATCTGAGTTACCTTTACGACAGCAGATTTTTACAAAAGAAGCAAAGGCTTACTCAAGTGTTGCAAACGCTTAGTCACGAAGATGTTCGATCGCCGAGGAACGGCGACAACGGCGAAACCACGAAATCGAACGCAG GTCTGCTGGCAGTCCCATCGTTCAGCACTCTTCAATCTTTGCGAAAGTCGATTATAGAGAACGGCAACACCTGCCCGCTCACGCAGAAGCATTTGGTACAGTTGGACTGGGTGTCGAAGGAGGATGGTTCGCACATCTTGACGGTCGCCGTTGGATCCAAGATCATGCTGTTTACGCCAGTCTGCTCGGATCTCGCGCAAGCTAACATGAAAGCGATGAAAGAGTCGCAGAGCAACAATCGACCCATATTGCGGAAGGCGTCGTCGTTGGCGCAACCGCAATTCGTCGACGAAATTCGTTGGATGAAACTACGAAAAATCGAGTTGACCACGGCGGACGGGCTTCCACCGTTGCCTATGCAAATATCTTGGGTGAGGGATGGGATTTTGGTTGTcggcatggattcggagatgcACGTTTATTCGCAGTGGAAACCGAATCCCAAGAACGAATGCTTCCACTCGAATCTACAGCATCAGGAGTCGGACGAGTTTCAAGCGAGCAGAAATCTACGGGACGAAGATCTGCGAACGCTGGCGCACGAAACGTCGCAGAGACGACTGGCGAACGTGTCGTCGATGCCGCATCTTTCTCGCGTGAGTAGCATCAACTTGACGATGCTCGACGCGAAAAAGAAACGAGGAATGCAGAACGAGAACTTGAATTTCGATTATATGCCGGACTACGGTCTGTTCGAGGCTTCGCGAATCGCTTGCCCGGTACTGCCCCAGTATCATCCGAAACAATTGATGGAATTACTGAATTCTGGAAAGATCCGTTGGGTAAAAGCTATATTGGCGCATCTGGTCAGATGCATAGGAAGTTCTTGCCCGTTGAGAACGGACGACGAGAGTCTGAGACAACGAGTCGGAGTCGGAGTCGGCGGCGTCGGAGGCGGCGGTGGCGGAGTCGGCggcgtcggtggcggcgcggGCGGGGCATGGTCCCGATCGAGGACCATGTCGGTCAGTTACGTCGGCGCCGCGTCTCCTCTGGAGCCGAGAGGTTCGACCACGCAGATTCCGGAGGAGCTGATGTTGGATTACGCCGAGATAACTTCGATATCGCCGTTGCCCCTCTGGACGTTGTTGATCGCGGACAAAGAGACGAATATATCGCATCCCCACAAGACGGAGAACAAGCAAGATTACAACGAGCTGTTCGACAACAACTTGGACGAGGACGAGTCGTTGGACGACATGCTGGACGAAGATTACGACTGCTCGCGGCAGAAGGATAGACGTTCTTCGGTCCCGGAAAGACAAGGAATATCTCATTTCGGGCCAAGACAAGGCAGATTGCTCTCGCGATTGTTGACGCACACCCATTTGCCCGGACTCTCGAGTTTGGATCAGATGCATCTGCTCGCTCTTGCCGACACCGTGTCGACCTGCAACGTCGATTTCGCGGAGCGATTCGCGATAGACGCCGCAAAGAACGCGATCGCGAAGGAAAATTTGACCGGCATTCCCGAAGGAGGGACCGTCTCGATGGACTCGTTGGACGATTGTGGCCTAAGATTCTTATTGGCCATGAAGCATTACAATTACTTGATCCGTTGTCTTCCGCTCGGTCAGAGAGCGCAATTCCAGAAACAAGGAATATCCTCGAACAACTTGGTTTGGGCGTTCCATTCGGAATCCGAGGAGGAACTGCTCGACTTGATACCTTCTTACGCGAAGGGTCAGCCGAAGTGGAGCGTGTTGAAGGAACTCGGCGTTGGTTGGTGGATCAGAAGCAACACCGTGCTGAAGCGATGCGTCGAAAAGatcgcgaaagcggcctaccAAGAGAAACAAGAACCCCTCGATGCCGCGCTCTATTATCTTGCTATGAAAAAGAAGAGTTTGGTCTGGGGGCTCTTCCGAAACAAAAGGGACGAGAGAATGACCAGCTTCTTCTCTAATAATTTCACGGAGGACCGTTGGAGGAAAGCGGCCTTGAAAAATGCGTTCGCTTTGCTCGGTAAACAGAGATTCGAACACGCGGCAGCATTTTTCCTTTTAGCGAGCGCTCTGAAAGATGCTATCGACGTTTGTTTGCACAAATTGAACGACATTCAGTTGGCCATGGTCATCGCTCGGCTTTACGAGGACGACACCACTTCTCCGAATATGAGAAGACTGCTTTACGAGGAGATTTTAGGTTGCGACAAGGACGGACAAAATCAAGATATGAACAAATCTCATCCGGATCCGTTTCTGCGCAGCATGGCGTTGTGGATCCTCAAGGATTACACCGGATCGTTGAACACGTTGCTCTTGACGAACGTCGGGACTATGCACCCGCAGTACAACGACGAGTCCGATAAACCCGAAGGCGCGACAG CGAATCCAAACGTTTTCAACTTCTACGTTTACCTTCGAACGCACCCGTTGCTGATCCGACAGTACATCGCGTCTACCGCCCAAGACAAGAAGAAAGGACATTCGGTAGTGATATCCGGGTTTAGTTACGGCGCGGACACCAAAACCCAGCCCGATAAGCAACTGACGCTCGAAGACAGTATTACCCCGTTGGAAAGGCAACTGTACTTCACAACGGCCCACGCACACTTCAAAGCGGGTTGCCCCGCCCTCGCCCTCGATGTCCTGTCGAAGCTACCCAGCAAAGTGATGGATACCAATTGCGAAGATTCGCCCA GTCTACTGAATAGTCCCAGCAAAACCCGAAGACAGGATTCTCAAATAGATACGGGTATAATAAGCTGGGACGATCGAACAACGAAGACCAACGAGGACGAAG GTTTGTTCGACTGGTCGCAACCCGTGAGCGGGAAAACCGAAGACGAATTGGTACTGAACTGGGACGACGACGTTACCGAAGCCAACGATGTCGACAGTCCGCCCTTGAGCATGAAATTAGATGGGATAGAGACCGACGAAAGCAAAGTGCGGGAGAACGAAG AGAAAAATGGAAAAGCGTCGGGTCAATTGGATATCATGGCGCAGCAATTGAAATTTGTCGCGTGTCTGAAAATTTTAATGGAAGAATTGTCAACGTTGGCAACGGGTTTCGAAGTGGACGGAGGACAACTGAGATATCAACTGTACGTGTGGCTCGAGCGAGAAGTCGATGCCCTTAGACAACTTTGCAGTTACAGCGTCAACTCGGACGGGGAACCGTACAATGTTTCAGAAT ACGAAGGAGGAGGTATGGTAGATGACATACAATCGCACAGCAGACCCGGCGAACAGCCGACGTTACACGAGATATTGGTAGCCGATAAATTAGATTTCGAGGCCAAGGTACAGAGAGTCGTTCGGAGAAAGAAATGGTTGAAAG CAAACGAAACGCTCTTGCGGACATTACTTTCCTATTGTTCGTTGCACGGAGCCTCGGGTGGAGGCTTGGCATCCGTAAGGATGGAACTTGTACTTCTACTGCAAGAGCTGCAACAAGAGAAAACGCAGCAACAATTGCTCAGTCCTCTTCCGTTTCCGACAACGCTACCACTGTTGAGCGCCAGCGTAGCTTGTAATAAAACGGTTGTCGCAGATCCGGTCAGACACTTGCAG TCGCTCGCTCACGATATGCTGCAAACGTTGGTTGAATTAAGAAAGCCGCCGATGCCGACGAGAAATACGCATTACAGCGAAGTATTTATAATGAGGGATTTAGCGGTTGCTCTGAGCGCGTGTATTTATCAATCGCTCTGCGATTCCGATACGTTCGTCATGAAACATCATCAACCGGACAG GAATTGGCCGGCGCATAGTTTTCCAGCTGTTGCCGAAGTAGAAGCGTTTTCCGGCGGGCATTTGGTAGCCTCGAGTCGACAGCATCGGCGATACTCGACGGACGATGGCGTGTGCATTAACACGACGCCCTCCAAGTGGCCCGGCGTAACAAACTTGCGGTCGTTGCTAGCCCGCGAGAAAGACGAGGACACGCCGAAACTGAACATTCTTCTCTGCGAAGCTTTCGTGGCAACCTACATGAGCTTGTTCGTTTACGCTCTATGGAGTTGCGACAGCCACATTCTTTACAGGCTCGTCGGTCAGTGTTTCGACAACAGCACCTGGTCCTGCCTCTTCGGCGGCGGGGTCAAGAAATTGCTGCGAGTCGCGAGCACAACCAGTCAG ACCTGTGGAACCGGAGCAGGAGCGATAGAAAGAGGCGGCGATGGTACTTCGAACGAAGCTCAAAGCACCGCGGGAGCTGTATGGAGCACGATGACGTCGTTGACGAAGCAGCGAGTAAAGTTGAATATGAGGGTACTGTGTCAGTTCGGCGGCCAGCAACCGAACATGAAAGAGGATAAGCCGACTTACAGAGAACAGTTCGTGCCGCCTCAAATGAGCATGGTTTCGTATTTTCTGATGAAG CCGCACATAGATAGCGAATACGCGGACGAGATCGATTACGATTCGTCCGACTCGGCTGTGTCGGATTTGGATTCGTCCGAGGACGAAGAAGACGTATTCGAGACTAATTCGAAACCAAAGATAAAACCAAAGGACAATACGGAGCACTCGAATCCGAACTCGCACAGCTGGTGCGTGATGCGATTAGCTATAGCGAAGATACTGCAACGGCAACTTCAAGACTTCTTAAACGTCGCTGGCATAGAGATGCAAG AATTGCCGGTCAGCAGTCCATTGATACACGGAACGTTGGCGGTGGTAGCCCAATGGCAGGAAACGTTGCGCGAGGAATTGGACAACAAGGGACCACCACCGATCAATTACATTCCCGGGTGCGCACCCGATCCAACACCCACTCCGGGAAAACCGGCGATACACAAGTATCGATCGTTGCTGGAGAAGGGCAACACACCGTTCAA CACGCGCTTGGCGTCGGCAGCTCCGGCCAATCGACTCTGGTGTTTCTTGATCAGACAAGAATTGGTGCAGGACATATTCATACGAGCGGTGTTCGGCAAGCGAAGATCGTTGTCGTCGATACTGGAGAGCAATCAAAGCGCGATGGATCATTTGAATCGTGGAATTACGACGGAAGACAAGGGTAGCGACAGCGGAACTACGAGTTTACCCGAGCCGGTCCGTATCATTCACAAGGAACAGGACAGCATCAGCGCTTTCTGTCTGAACCag GTGAATCCGGGGCTGATGGCGTTGGCTACTCCGCGCGAGGTACAAGAGATGAATATATCGTTGTTGCTCGAGTTACCGTCTTGGTTGGAAGACGAATGCGAATTCGATCTGATAAATTTGAATAAACAACCGGAACCGGAAGCGGTGCAGCCGACCAGTTTCTTGGTTATTCAG ACAGCAGCGGATCGACCCATGCTCGCTCAAAGTCCGCAAACCAACAGCCCTCAACCGCAATCCGGTATCGCGAGTCAGAGCGGAAGAGGAGCCAGCGTG ATGAAGGGGATGCCCGCTTTTCCTGGCTCCCACGACCTGCGTTTCTGTCAGTTCGTTGCCGATAGAAGCAAACACTTGTTGCAGCCG ATCTTGAAGCATAAAATCGACGGCATTAGAAGAATCTCGTCGCATCCACTTTTGCCGTTGT ACCTGACCGGTTCGCAAGATGGATCGGTCTCGCTGTGGGAATGGGGACATCAGACGGCTGTGGCCACTCCGAGGCAACCGGGAACCTTTGCAAAGGTGACCCGCGTACGGTTTTCGCAGCACGGAAATAAATTCGGTGTCGCCGATTCCGACGGACATCTCAGCCTCTTTCAAGTAGCCTGCAGAGAAGGGACTGCTCGGCCTTTCTTC AACTATCAGTGCCATAGCAAAGTAACGGCAGATTTTGTCTTCCTCGGCGCGTGCAGTTTAATAGCGACCGCCGGTCATGGTTCGGAAGGACGTAACGTCGCGCTTTGGGATACCCTGCTTCCGCAAAATAAATCTTTGATTCAAG GCTTTACGTGTCACGAGCAAGGGGCCAGCTCGCTGATACTCGCACCCCAGCATCAACTATTGATCAGTGGTGGAAAAAAGGGCGACATTACCATTTTCGATGTTCGACAGCGGCAACAACGCCACCGTTTTCAAGCTCACGAGTCGGCCATCAAGTGTTTGGCTCTTGATCCGCACGAAGAATTTTTCGTCAGCGGGGCAGGAGACGGTGACATCAAG ATATGGGGTTTGACCGTCCACTCTCTGCTTTACTCTTTCCCCGGAGAACATCCTCGGTCTAGCTTTTTCAAAAACATTGGACAA GGCGTGACGCAGTTGCACGTTGATTCCGCGGGACGTTTGTTTTCCTGTGGCGCGGATGGTTCCATGAAAGTTCGCCAGTTGCCGGAACGCGATTGCGTTGTGCACACTTTATATTAG